gctctgagccatcagcccagagcctgacgcggggctcgaactcacggaccgcgagatcgtgacctggctgaagctggacgcttaaccgactgcgccacccaggcgcccctagatgtttCTATAAAAATACTAGGCATAAAAACGAAATTGGAAATATTTAGCATTGTAGTACATTGAGCTTTCAGGCACTCTGTGTTTTTATCACTACATCAAGGGGttgatttttggggcgcctggctggctccctgTTGGAGagggtgactcttgatctcggggttgtaagctCAAAGCCCCATGCTGGGGGCTCTTaataataagcttaaaaataagctCTTAATAAAAAAACGTCAGGGGAAGGACTCCCTAACTCTaaccatgctttaaaaaaaaaaaaaaaaaaaggttgattttCTTTTGCTGGGTACTTGCTGAAGGGGGGGAGAGTGTTGTGTTTGTCACTTAGACCGTGAGCTCCCCAGGGAAGGACATCATGTAAGTCGAGGGGTCTGGGTAAAGGCTCTCACGCTGTTCTTGTTTAAGTGAGCGCGGCAGAGACGTACTGACCAGGAGATGCCTCACCTTCCACATGTCTGAGAGTGTCCCACGGCACCCTGCACGCTCCCGCCACCCTCTGAACCCTGAGCCGACGCAAGTGCAGATTTTCTTTGAAGACTCGGCCTTTGTCTTAATTTCACACTGATCTTCATAATATTTCAGTTTGCcgtcatataaaaaaaaatcctgttttaaagtttatcatGGGGTGAAATTGATATTCCCAGAAGGTTAGCTTCGTTTATCCTGTGGCTTTGTATTTTCCCTGTGGCCACTGTCTTCTAGAACTGTGAGCACCACAAAGAGTCAAAGGGTCTGTTTCAGGCCAGCCTAAGTAGTCTAAATAGGCTGGCTGGGAACTTAAGCGGTATTTGTAACATTGTTTCTCTGAGAAAATAGTGCCTACATTTGAAATAGTTTGCCTGTAAACTTTGGCAAGTTATCTCACAATTTAAGTTGTGAGTTTCCTTTATTTAGCTTTGCAATCTCTAGTCACCTCATATTGTCAATGTGTTGAAGATGTAACATCTTGAAGAAGATAGATACTGGACAGTGAATAAATTCTAGGAAGACTTTGGGAATAGTCTTTACAACCTGTGTCGCTAAAAGTGTCATATGAAAGGTCGCTTTGTAATCTTCTCTGGAGTAATTTTCTGGAGTCAGAGGTTTGATTTAGGAGAGTCTCTGATGTGCAGTGGCCGCCATCGGATatacctgcccccaccccccaacccattTAGGGAAGTGGTAACTTTCAGGTGGTGCCAGCTAACTGGTGGAGTAGTGGGGGGGTTGGCGTCCTGGTGCTTGCGGCCCGCTAACTAGAGGTCGTCTTCTGGAGTGACACCGTCGGCAGAGGCGGCCGTGATGAGATGACGCTTGATGTCTGCACATTTAGCAGGATGGGGGGGTTCGGCCAAATACAGAGTAGAATTTCCGTGTGAGTTTATCGGTAGCGGCGCGGGTACCCAGTGAGGACGCTGTGTGTGCTGGTTGTTCGGGACACACGCCTACTTGTTCCTGTGTACAcactttctccttatttttggAGGAAGTTAGAAACGGCAAGAAGGGGTGTAACCAGAGCAGTAGGTTATTGACTAGAGCTTATCAGACCTATCAGCTTTACCTATTGGAGCCAAGATACGAGGACTGGAATGAGAATTGGAGTCCCAAGTCGTGAGCAAGACACAGACCCCAGTTGACAGGATGTTCTTTGTTCTAGCCAGGCTATTGTGGGGGGAGCGCGGTACCtccctggtgggggtggggtattAGGGGACATCCGTGTGAGCTTTTCCTGTGATTTCACCCTTGGAGAAGAGCCTCGGGaacttgtatgttttctttgttcttctccttagTGTCTATTTAGGCGTAGGCAATCTTTGTGTTGTGAGGCTGTGCCGTTTTCTCTTTCCACTGAAAGTGTGCACATATGTGCTGCTTGCTGTTTCTGTGGTGTTCACTGTGACCGTCGTGCTCAAGCAAGTCCCTGCTCAGGCACCCGGGGCCTCAGGCGGAGGTGGACAGATGGGCTTCTGTTTTCCTTAGTCTCTTTATTTAATTGGTATCTTGGCTAAGTCACTTCACTCATTTTTATGTCATGGTTGCttaatgcatttaatttaaaaagatgggcTACTTAGAGATCCTTGCCGATTTGGACTCTGACCATGAACTTTTGGGTTTCATCAAAACTTGAAATGATACTAAACATTTTGGTGAATTGTTCCTGCCCTTTCTACAGACACGCAAAAAGAAGCACAATTAACACGGAAGATGTGAAGCTCTTAGCCAGGAGGAGTAATTCACTGGTGAGAGATGGATTTCTTTCCTCACTCCCCTTTCCCATCAGAATACATTATTCCCAATTAATCACTTGCAGCCATGAAGCGATTCCCCAGGGCACCTTGCATTAAAAACGAGAGATGGTTGAACCATTCAGGCCTGCCCGTAATTTATAGTCTCTCTTTCATCATGATGGATCTCGCTAAGCCAATTTGGAATTTTCTAATCAGCACTCTCTGGGTTTCATAATTTGCCTTTTTCGTAACATCTCAAAACTTTGGCCCTGCCTTTCATTTACAGCCTGATGTCAGAGACAGACCCCAGGCTAGAGTGTATGGAGACAGTTCCATTATGGTGCCCGCAAGTCTGATGGGCCAGGTATGGAAGGAGTGTCCGTACGGCTGGGACGGGCAGAAAACTGAGCACGTTGTCtgtcttttcaaagaaatctAGAAGTCATCTCGACCAGGCCCTCCTTTTACAGGTGATGCTGTGATCATCCCAGGCCAGTGGCCCAGGGCAGATCCAGGGCATCTGTGAGGTTTTATGACCTAGTTTAATTCCCGCAGTAAAAATACTTTACTGTGAGCTCCACCAGGGCGGGGGTTTTTATCTCTGCTTCATCTGCCGTGCCTAGAATAGAGCCTGgcgcacagcaggtgctcagcaagtAGTTGTTGAATGAGTTTGTATAGCAGTTGACAGTTTACAGGGGACTTTTATAGAtgttattttacatgtattatttaaacCTCACAACCACCCTCTGAGGGTCTTTAAGAACAGGATTTATTAGCCCGGTTTTACAGGGGAGGCAGCTGGAGTTCAGTAACTTCCCAGAGCTGAAAACGAAGCTCTCTGGTTGATAGCTGAGCCCTAACCTTCTGGCCCAGGATCTAGCGCTGTTTCTACCGGGctctcttttccccctctgcTCTTCTAATATTCTCTCTTTAAAGTTTAAGTCAAGGTTAAAGATGATGCGATCCCTAAGGAAAATAGCTAAGGTGACTGGCGGTGCTGTGTGTCAGTGGGAAAGATGCTCCTCTCTGTCCGTAAATTCGGTGCGGGTCAGAGCTGTTCGTGGTCTGTTTCAGTGGGCAGTTTCTACCTTTTGCAAAGGACTGGTCAGTGCCAGTCACCTTAGAATATTAATTGGGACGTTATCTGTTTATTGCACATTTGTTTAcctgcaaatattatttttattttggactcttaattttttatttcatctgacAGGGTTGCAGCTAAATTTAGGCATTTGACGAAATGCTCCCGGAGGCAGGGACCCCGTGTTCTGTACCTTCTGCCCCTACTATCTGGTGCATAGTAGCACTCAGTAATGTCAGTTGGCTACATTTAGGGGGGTGTTGGCTGTACTGGAGTTGGTGTAGAGTATATTTAGGACTGGCGTGCCTTCTGcaagttacacttttttttttttaatgtttatttattttggggtggggaggggcagaaggggagagagaaggagaatccgaagcaggctctgggctgagtggaggggctcaatcccataaccgtgagatcatgacctgagccgaaatcaagcgttggacactcaactgactgagctactcaggcgccccaagttccACATTTTAACTCTTCTGATTATTCAAGGAGCTCCTTCCTACCTGTTTGGTAGGAGTGTGGGCAGCAATCGGTTGATTTTTGTAGTTGATTACTTCTTCcagaaaaaatggaaggaatgtAACCTAGGCTTGTTTCACTCTAGGAATGTAACCCAGGCTTTCACTCTAAGGAATGTAACCGGGCTTTTCCACCCAGATTCTTAGGGTGGGAGTGGTTGGGAGGGATGTAGATTCCCACTGCCTCCCCCAGACTTATAAAATGGCACAACCAGATAATgtatttcttcctccctccccccttcctccttctttccttccccttccccccttccctccttccttccttccttccttccttccttccttccttccagctaAAATACATCACAGAGAAAAGCGAAGAGCTTGCACAGTTTAACTCAGAACAAAgagcaaaaaagaagaagaaattagaggaagaaaaccaaaaaccagtgGAGCCAGCAGAGGCTGCAGCAGCGAAAAAGGACAGTTCGAGTCTGTAGCGCTCACTGGCAAAGGCAGCCTTCAGCAGGGAGGGTTGCCAAGAGTTTGCGTTGCCACAAAGGGATTTTCCAAGGGATCagtagagattaaaataaaaaggctaaGAGGCTTGCTGGGCTGCTTTCTCAGAGTCGTTGGCTGCCAAAGCTGGTGTCAAAGAGACCGGAAACTCTCCAGCAAAATACTCCTGTCTCTCACCCTCCACTAACACGGGAGGGTTTGAGTGGCAAAGATTGGAAGTTGTATCTATTGCTAATAAAATTGTGTCAGCAGCTTAAATGTAGTCAGTTTTTTCAAGCAAAAATGTTATTCTTCTGTGTAATTTTTCAGGCTGACAGTCCCTGAAAGATGAATACAGCTCTATTTATTTAGTCCTTTTGACCACCAATATAGCTTTCAAACCTGGGTCACTTGTGACCACAAGGTAAATGTGATATTTGGAAATTGTGTTACTTTTTACGGATGATTTTCTCCAGAACACACTTGATGCAACTTTTCTCTGggttattttgtaatttaactaTGGTTCTGTGGGCCGGCAGTTTTGCTGGAGAGGAAAACCTGGGCTCTTCCCAAACACTTCCGTGTGTCGTGCTCTGGGTCAGTCTGTGAGGGCTGGTCCTCCCAGGGGCCCAGTTCCGCTGTCTTCTCTCCGGGGTGTCTGGGAGGCCCAGGGTGCGCATTTCCCCCCATGGGGcaagagggggaagaggaggggcagcGTTTGCAGAGGCCGTTCTGTGCGCCAGGCTGCCCTGGAGGCTTCCCATAGGACGTCACCGCATTTTCACGGCCTTATCAGTGTGGAtctcattatccccattttactgacaTGCAGACCGACGCTCGAAGAGGTCAGCCAGCTGCCCTGCTCTACGGATCAGAGGCAGTGTTCACACTGGGGGTGCTGACTAAAGAGGGGGCAAGAGAGATCAGGACACGCGTTCTGGATAGAATTTATACCACCCGTACTAAATACGAGCAAAAGACACCCCAAAGTTTAGCTCTCAAGGGGTGGTGACGGGCTGTGGTCACAGCAAAGCACTGAAATCAAGCTTctcggcatcaggctctgcaaaggacgaattatttcatttctggaAACGACTGTGTGTCACGtcggagaaaagggaatcctaaAGCGTTCCATCCTTAGGTCGCATTCCCTCCCAGATCCGCGTGTGAGCAGCTTCATTTCCAGAGAAGCTCTCTGGAACTGTGCGTCAGGAGAGGTCAGACACCGGACGCCATGGACTTTCCAGAAGTCCGCAGACTTGGATTTGCATCCTGGGTTTGCAACTCTAGTGGCCGTGTGACATTCTGTGGCTTTGTGTTCAAGTGCAGTAGGGTCCCCTGTACCTTGCAGCGAGGTTGTAGGtgacaggaagaggaagggggcagCACTGTTACTATGGGTCTCGTGTTTATGGATTTCTGTAGCTCTCGAAACCTGGGACGCTCACGATTGGAAGTGGTGAACTCTGTGTGCCACGGGCGTCCTGTCTCTGGTTACATACAGGCTTGGAGAGGGCACCTTGGGGCTGGCGTGGGTGTTTTGATGGGAAATTTTCTAGCCAGATTGTAAAATTGACTTGATGTTCACGTAATCTTTTGGTTTATTTCGCATCTTTCACATGTGACCTGCTTATACTGCAGGTGAGTACATTTTTCAGGGCTCGCAACACAGGAGTCGACAGACTTTGTAAAGAAGAGCTGACTCCATTTCCTGTGTTCTCTTGAGCCGTCTCTTCTCCACTGCATGTTAGATGGGGTCTTGTTGACTCTGGAATGTCCAAAGTGATGCCAGTCATCTTGTGTGAGTCCATCTTTGGGGACACGTGGCGGAAAGGAGTTGCAGAGGGCCCTGTTTTTGTGAGCTGGCTTCCTCAAGTGTCCTGGAACCTCATCTGAACTTTAACCTATGAGCCATTTACCAGATGATGAACCGTGTAAAGAGGCTCGTGTCTTTAGAAGGAACGCGTCCTGGAAACACAGGCAACTTAACGTTTATAGTATCTGTTGTCTTCCTTGTTAACACCAGTTCCTCGAAGAGCTCGAAATGAAAGGTCTTGTGTTGATTTGTTATTACTGAAATTAACTGGAGCCAGCGAACTTGGAAAGCATCCCTTTCTGCACACAGCAGCCCCTGGAATGCGCCAAGGGTCGGCCCTGGCTGGTACACAGCTGAGACCTTAAAGCCTGGATGTCCCAGGAGGGTTACATCGGGACACGCTTCTTTCCCTTTACTGAATTGTGGAATTTATA
This Lynx canadensis isolate LIC74 chromosome C1, mLynCan4.pri.v2, whole genome shotgun sequence DNA region includes the following protein-coding sequences:
- the LOC115522250 gene encoding centromere protein S-like isoform X2; the encoded protein is MEEDEAAEEQQRFSYQQRLKAAVHYTVGCLCEEVASDREIRFSKQTIAAISELTFRQCENFAKDLEMFARHAKRSTINTEDVKLLARRSNSLLKYITEKSEELAQFNSEQRAKKKKKLEEENQKPVEPAEAAAAKKDSSSL